The following are encoded together in the Salvia hispanica cultivar TCC Black 2014 chromosome 6, UniMelb_Shisp_WGS_1.0, whole genome shotgun sequence genome:
- the LOC125194576 gene encoding uncharacterized protein LOC125194576 → MQREAEAAVARVPRPIQRRTYVPHEHDVAHEHLFADYFAEQPQWGPNVFHRCFRMSRDLFLLIVHTLEGRDEYFRYWEDGIGGPGLKPQKCTVAIRQLAYGTTTDMFDEYLHVGDTTGRECLKKFCKIVVEALATHICDARVLMIARGR, encoded by the coding sequence ATGCAGCgggaggcggaggcggcggtggcgcGGGTTCCTCGGCCGATACAACGTCGGACGTATGTCCCGCACGAGCACGACGTAGCTCACGAACATCTGTTCGCAGATTATTTTGCCGAGCAACCACAGTGGGGCCCAAATGTTTTCCACCGCTGTTTTAGAATGAGCCGAGATCTTTTTCTCCTCATTGTGCACACGTTGGAGGGACGTGATGAATACTTCCGGTATTGGGAAGACGGTATCGGCGGACCCGGACTTAAGCCGCagaagtgcacggttgcgatccggcagttggcctacggcacCACAacggatatgttcgacgagtaccttcacGTCGGGGATACAACTGGCCGCGAATGTCTCAAGAAATTTTGTAAGATAGTTGTGGAGGCTTTGGCGACACATATTTGCGACGCCCGAGTGCTGATGATTGCCAGAGGCCGATGA
- the LOC125194577 gene encoding uncharacterized protein LOC125194577 → MRMHETVHGFPGMLGSIDCMHWQWKNYPTVWRGQFTSGYKGSHPTMILEVVAGHRLWICCPIGERRVLFAAKQESARKDVERAFGVLLSQWAIVKGSARFWFKEVITDVMYACIIMHNMIVEQEVGHVTDWVDDEAGPSSSTATPPVARGLPMGFSEVLQQQTSMRSQQDHTQLMTDMIEEV, encoded by the exons ATGAGGATGCACGAGACGGTGCACGGCTTCCCTGGGATGCTAGGGAGCATCGACTGTATGCACTGGCAGTGGAAGAACTACCCGACGGTGtggagaggccaatttacCAGTGGCTACAAGGGCAGCCACCCTACGATGATCCTAGAAGTCGTCGCTGGCCACCGCCTTtggatctg CTGCCCAATTGGTGAGAGGAGAGTCTTGTTTGCGGCAAAGCAGGAGTCTGCgcggaaggatgtggagcgggctttTGGGGTGCTCCTATCGCAGTGGGCAATCGTGAAAGGTTCGGCGCGTTTCTGGTTCAAGGAAGTCATCACCGacgtcatgtatgcgtgcataatcatgcataacatgatagtcgaacaagAAGTTGGACATGTCACCGATTGGGTGGATGATGAAGCTGGACCTAGCTCCAGCACCGCGACCCCGCCTGTCGCTCGAGGATTACCAATGGGCTTCAGTGAGGTTCTACAGCAACAGACCTCAATGCGCAGCCAACAAGACCATACTCAGCTCATGaccgacatgattgaagaagtttag